The proteins below are encoded in one region of Microbispora sp. NBC_01189:
- a CDS encoding WhiB family transcriptional regulator: protein MSQVRRQLARPRPSWGWQDDAACRGEDLVLFFGPDGERQPERDIRERKAKAICAQCPVRAECLDYALSRPEKYGTWGGLNEDERASERRRRMRRAASAGISAVA, encoded by the coding sequence ATGTCTCAGGTACGTCGGCAGCTCGCCCGCCCGCGCCCCAGCTGGGGTTGGCAGGATGATGCCGCGTGCCGGGGAGAGGACCTGGTGCTGTTCTTCGGTCCTGACGGCGAGCGTCAGCCCGAGCGCGACATCCGGGAGCGCAAGGCCAAGGCCATCTGCGCTCAGTGTCCTGTGCGCGCGGAGTGCCTCGACTACGCGCTCTCGCGGCCCGAGAAGTACGGCACCTGGGGCGGTCTCAACGAGGACGAGCGCGCTTCCGAGCGTCGCCGCCGTATGCGCCGCGCCGCCAGCGCCGGCATCAGCGCCGTCGCCTGA
- a CDS encoding nitrite/sulfite reductase, with protein sequence MSTPARPANRHHRRPRGEGQWALGYREPLNKNEENKKNDDGLNVRQRIIDIYSKGGFDSIDPADLRGRFRWFGLYTQRKPGIDGGKTAILPDEELDDRYFMLRVRIDGGQLSLEQLRAIADISNDYGRGTADVTDRQNIQLHWIEIESVPDIWRRLEAVGLSTMEACGDTPRVILGCPLAGIDAGEVIDGTPQIHEIYDRYIGEKAFSNLPRKFKTAISGCTAHCTVHEINDVAFVGVVNEQGEPGFDVWVGGGLSTNPMFAKRLGVFVRPDQVHEVWAGVCGVFRDYGYRRLRHRARIKFLVSDWGAEKFRQILETEYLNHALPDGPAPEEPRGGRRDHVGVHPQRDGNFYVGFAPRVGRLDGDTLHRIAGIAERHGSTRVRTTVEQKMVILDVAPDRVESIVAELEAADLQVNPSTFRRQTMACTGIEYCKLAIVETKATASALIDELERRLPDFAEPLTINVNGCPNSCARIQVADIGLKGQLVVNDAGEQVEGFQVHLGGSIGLNPAFGRKVRGLKATAEELPDYVERVVRNFEKQRNEDETFAAWVQRADETDLK encoded by the coding sequence ATGAGCACCCCGGCCCGCCCGGCGAACCGCCACCACAGACGCCCGCGCGGCGAAGGTCAGTGGGCTCTCGGTTACCGTGAGCCACTGAACAAGAACGAGGAGAACAAGAAGAACGACGACGGGCTCAACGTCCGTCAGCGGATCATCGACATCTACTCGAAGGGCGGGTTCGACTCGATCGACCCCGCCGACCTGCGCGGCCGCTTCCGCTGGTTCGGTCTCTACACCCAGCGCAAGCCGGGCATCGACGGCGGCAAGACCGCGATCCTGCCGGACGAGGAGCTCGACGACCGCTACTTCATGCTGCGGGTCCGCATCGACGGCGGGCAGCTGAGCCTGGAGCAGCTGCGCGCGATCGCCGACATCTCCAACGACTACGGCCGGGGCACCGCCGACGTCACCGACCGGCAGAACATCCAGCTCCACTGGATCGAGATCGAGTCGGTCCCGGACATCTGGCGGCGGCTGGAGGCGGTCGGCCTGTCCACCATGGAGGCGTGCGGCGACACCCCCCGCGTCATCCTCGGCTGTCCCCTGGCCGGGATCGACGCCGGCGAGGTGATCGACGGCACGCCGCAGATCCACGAGATCTACGACCGGTACATCGGCGAGAAAGCGTTCTCCAACCTGCCGCGTAAGTTCAAGACGGCGATCAGCGGCTGCACCGCCCACTGCACCGTCCACGAGATCAACGACGTGGCGTTCGTCGGCGTCGTGAACGAGCAGGGCGAGCCGGGCTTCGACGTCTGGGTCGGCGGCGGCCTGTCGACCAACCCGATGTTCGCCAAGCGGCTCGGCGTGTTCGTCCGGCCCGACCAGGTCCACGAGGTGTGGGCCGGGGTCTGCGGCGTCTTCCGCGACTACGGCTACCGCCGGCTGCGCCACCGGGCGCGGATCAAGTTCCTGGTCAGCGACTGGGGCGCGGAGAAGTTCCGCCAGATCCTGGAGACCGAGTACCTGAACCACGCCCTGCCCGACGGCCCGGCTCCGGAGGAGCCGCGCGGCGGGCGCCGCGACCACGTCGGGGTCCACCCCCAGCGGGACGGCAACTTCTACGTCGGCTTCGCCCCCCGGGTGGGCCGGCTGGACGGCGACACGCTGCACCGCATCGCCGGCATCGCCGAGCGGCACGGGTCCACCCGGGTCCGTACGACGGTCGAGCAGAAGATGGTGATCCTCGACGTCGCCCCCGACCGGGTGGAGTCGATCGTCGCCGAGCTGGAGGCCGCCGACCTCCAGGTCAACCCGTCCACGTTCCGCCGCCAGACGATGGCCTGCACCGGCATCGAGTACTGCAAGCTGGCGATCGTCGAGACCAAGGCCACCGCGTCGGCCCTCATCGACGAGCTGGAGCGGCGCCTGCCCGACTTCGCCGAGCCGCTGACGATCAACGTCAACGGCTGCCCGAACTCCTGCGCCCGCATCCAGGTGGCCGACATCGGCCTCAAGGGCCAGCTCGTGGTCAACGACGCGGGCGAGCAGGTCGAGGGCTTCCAGGTGCACCTGGGCGGCTCGATCGGGCTCAACCCGGCCTTCGGCCGCAAGGTGCGCGGGCTCAAGGCCACGGCGGAGGAGCTGCCCGACTACGTCGAGCGGGTCGTCCGCAACTTCGAGAAGCAGCGGAACGAGGACGAGACCTTCGCCGCCTGGGTCCAGCGCGCCGACGAGACCGACCTCAAATGA
- a CDS encoding YihY/virulence factor BrkB family protein encodes MTSTDARARRPRRITRKGMAIARARLSWVRETNIWALVKATTMAGVNYRVTGLAGEAAFFALLSLPPFVLGLLGVMGHLSGLLGDAAVAEIRGWVVDQSELLFTHNTVERVVQPLLSDVLSGGQVSLISVGFLLSLWSGSRALFVYVDLISIAYGLGETRGIIRTRVLSFGLYVAALLMGLVVMPVLVIGPTLMSNALPRYAALVTILYWPVLVVGSVLMLTLLYHVSVPHRTRWWRETPGAVLALVIWIVCAAFLREVLAAWFTPLSIYGSLAAPIAVLLWLYITALAVLIGATLNAEIDRLWPLGGASRQEHHHRKSGKA; translated from the coding sequence ATGACCTCCACGGACGCGCGGGCGCGCAGGCCGCGGCGCATCACGCGCAAGGGTATGGCGATCGCCCGCGCGCGCCTGAGCTGGGTACGCGAGACGAACATCTGGGCGCTGGTCAAGGCGACCACGATGGCGGGGGTCAACTACCGGGTGACCGGCCTGGCGGGCGAGGCGGCGTTCTTCGCCCTGTTGTCGCTGCCGCCGTTCGTGCTGGGGCTGCTCGGGGTCATGGGCCACCTGAGCGGGCTGCTCGGCGACGCCGCCGTCGCCGAGATCAGGGGCTGGGTCGTGGACCAGTCCGAGCTGCTGTTCACGCACAACACGGTGGAGCGGGTCGTGCAGCCGCTGCTGTCCGACGTGCTGAGCGGCGGCCAGGTCTCGCTGATCTCCGTCGGGTTCCTGCTGTCGCTGTGGTCGGGCTCGCGGGCCCTGTTCGTGTACGTCGACCTCATCTCCATCGCGTACGGGCTGGGGGAGACCCGGGGGATCATCCGCACCCGCGTCCTGTCGTTCGGCCTCTATGTCGCCGCGCTGCTGATGGGGCTGGTGGTCATGCCGGTCCTGGTGATCGGCCCCACGCTCATGTCCAACGCCCTGCCCAGGTACGCCGCGCTGGTGACGATCCTCTACTGGCCCGTGCTCGTCGTCGGCTCGGTGCTGATGCTCACGCTGCTCTACCACGTGAGCGTGCCGCACCGCACGCGCTGGTGGCGCGAGACGCCGGGGGCCGTCCTCGCGCTGGTGATCTGGATCGTGTGCGCGGCGTTCCTGCGCGAGGTGCTGGCCGCCTGGTTCACCCCGCTGTCGATCTACGGCTCGCTCGCGGCGCCCATCGCCGTGCTGCTGTGGCTCTACATCACCGCGCTCGCCGTGCTCATCGGGGCGACCCTGAACGCGGAGATCGACCGGCTGTGGCCGCTCGGCGGGGCCTCCCGGCAGGAGCATCATCACCGCAAGTCCGGCAAGGCCTGA
- the glyA gene encoding serine hydroxymethyltransferase, translated as MAEHSLDVVDPEIAELIRAEERRQADTVKLIASENYVSRAVLEATGTVLTNKYSEGYPGKRYYEGQQVIDKIETLAVERAKSVFGVNHANVQPYSGSPANLAVYLAFLNPGDTVLGMGLPFGGHLTHGWSVSATGKWFNSVKYGVRRDTGRIDMDEVRALALEHRPKLIFCGGTAIPRTIDFPAFAEIAREVGAVLAADIAHIAGLVAGGAHPSPVGHADVISTTTHKTLRGPRGAMLMANSDEVATALNKAVFPGLQGGPHNHTTAAIAVALHEAARPEFRAYAAQIVRNAQALADELLNRGFDLVSGGTDNHLILMDLTSKGVGGKPAAQALDRAGLETNYNTVPFDPRKPFDPSGIRIGTPSVTSRGMGEAEMRQIAAWMDEVVTAVAKGDAEDVIARVHGEVTELTGRFPAPGLS; from the coding sequence ATGGCTGAGCACTCGCTGGACGTCGTCGATCCCGAGATCGCCGAACTGATCAGGGCGGAGGAGCGGCGGCAGGCCGACACCGTCAAGCTGATCGCGTCCGAGAACTACGTGTCCAGGGCCGTCCTGGAGGCGACCGGGACCGTTCTCACCAACAAGTACTCCGAGGGCTACCCGGGCAAGCGCTACTACGAGGGCCAGCAGGTCATCGACAAGATCGAGACACTGGCCGTCGAGCGGGCGAAGTCGGTCTTCGGGGTGAACCACGCCAACGTCCAGCCGTACTCGGGCTCGCCCGCGAACCTCGCCGTCTACCTCGCGTTCCTGAACCCGGGCGACACCGTGCTCGGCATGGGCCTGCCGTTCGGCGGCCACCTCACCCACGGCTGGTCGGTGTCGGCCACCGGCAAGTGGTTCAACTCCGTGAAGTACGGCGTGCGCCGCGACACGGGCCGGATCGACATGGACGAGGTGCGCGCCCTGGCGCTGGAGCACCGGCCCAAGCTGATCTTCTGCGGCGGCACCGCGATCCCGCGCACGATCGACTTCCCGGCCTTCGCCGAGATCGCCAGGGAGGTCGGCGCCGTGCTGGCGGCCGACATCGCCCACATCGCGGGCCTCGTCGCGGGCGGCGCCCACCCCTCGCCGGTCGGGCACGCGGACGTGATCTCCACGACCACCCACAAGACCCTGCGCGGCCCGCGCGGCGCGATGCTCATGGCGAACTCCGACGAGGTCGCCACCGCGCTCAACAAGGCCGTCTTCCCCGGCCTCCAGGGCGGCCCGCACAACCACACCACCGCCGCCATCGCCGTCGCCCTGCACGAGGCCGCCCGGCCGGAGTTCAGGGCGTACGCCGCGCAGATCGTGCGGAACGCCCAGGCGCTCGCCGACGAACTGCTGAACCGCGGCTTCGACCTCGTCTCCGGCGGCACCGACAACCACCTGATCCTGATGGACCTCACGTCCAAGGGCGTCGGGGGCAAGCCGGCGGCGCAGGCGCTCGACCGGGCGGGCCTGGAGACCAACTACAACACCGTGCCGTTCGACCCGCGCAAGCCGTTCGACCCGTCGGGCATCCGGATCGGCACCCCGTCGGTCACGTCGCGCGGGATGGGCGAGGCCGAGATGCGGCAGATCGCCGCGTGGATGGACGAGGTCGTCACCGCCGTGGCCAAGGGCGACGCGGAGGACGTCATCGCGCGGGTGCACGGCGAGGTCACCGAGCTGACGGGCCGGTTCCCGGCTCCCGGCCTGTCCTGA
- a CDS encoding sucrase ferredoxin — MANGCEHPAACHTGDAPVLASATKKGRFWLLIEHAGPWAAEIEESRLPDDVRTLVARARTLGIRPQLIRRPGRREARGGRLHVYLAAAAVDDPWLAEAFPERPDDLDLRSLVHGVVPESCILVNEPMFLVCTHGRHNACCARLGLPLARFLSENLPGEVWETTHVGGDRYAANLVCLPHGLYYGSMSQAAAIAAANAYRHGEVVLDRFRGRAGIPEPLQAAEHFVRAHTGEISVGGVAVESSRSVGDSTVCVVHCTTGRGTSRFRVVVEPTVFSAPCGMTCADGIPTYRLAELSPLMPVST; from the coding sequence ATGGCCAACGGGTGCGAGCACCCCGCCGCCTGCCACACGGGAGACGCTCCCGTCCTGGCGAGCGCGACCAAGAAGGGCCGGTTCTGGCTGCTCATAGAGCACGCGGGGCCCTGGGCCGCGGAGATCGAGGAGTCCCGGCTGCCGGACGACGTGCGCACGCTGGTCGCCCGCGCGCGCACGCTCGGCATCCGGCCGCAGCTTATCCGCCGCCCCGGCCGCCGGGAGGCCCGGGGCGGCCGGTTGCACGTCTACCTGGCCGCCGCCGCGGTGGACGACCCGTGGCTCGCGGAGGCCTTCCCGGAGCGCCCGGACGATCTTGACCTGCGGTCTCTCGTGCACGGAGTGGTTCCGGAGTCCTGCATACTGGTGAACGAGCCGATGTTCCTGGTCTGCACCCACGGCAGGCACAACGCCTGCTGTGCTCGGCTCGGACTGCCGCTGGCCCGGTTCCTCAGCGAGAACCTGCCCGGCGAAGTGTGGGAAACCACACATGTTGGTGGCGATCGATACGCCGCCAACCTCGTATGCTTGCCACACGGGCTTTACTACGGCAGCATGTCTCAGGCTGCTGCGATCGCGGCGGCAAACGCGTACCGGCACGGCGAGGTCGTCCTCGACCGTTTCCGGGGACGCGCGGGTATCCCTGAGCCACTGCAGGCCGCCGAGCACTTCGTCCGGGCGCATACGGGCGAGATCTCGGTCGGCGGGGTGGCCGTGGAATCCTCCCGGTCGGTCGGCGACTCCACCGTCTGCGTCGTGCACTGCACGACGGGGCGTGGGACGTCGCGATTCCGGGTCGTGGTCGAACCCACGGTGTTCTCGGCGCCGTGTGGGATGACCTGCGCCGACGGAATCCCGACCTACAGGTTGGCCGAACTGAGTCCGCTCATGCCGGTATCGACCTGA
- a CDS encoding Insertion element protein — MSERAAPFYCPYCGDEDLEPYVTEEESHGWYCRACARAFRVKFLGLGVRS; from the coding sequence ATGAGCGAGCGGGCGGCGCCGTTCTACTGCCCGTACTGCGGCGACGAGGACCTGGAGCCCTACGTGACCGAGGAGGAGAGCCACGGATGGTACTGCCGGGCCTGCGCCCGTGCCTTCCGGGTGAAATTCCTCGGCCTCGGCGTGCGTTCGTGA
- a CDS encoding putative leader peptide — protein sequence MPADPLLVVRRHVDLLRVRSAICIDAG from the coding sequence ATGCCAGCGGACCCGTTGCTCGTCGTGCGACGCCACGTCGATCTCCTGCGCGTCCGTAGCGCGATCTGTATCGACGCCGGCTGA
- the rsgA gene encoding ribosome small subunit-dependent GTPase A has protein sequence MSYDLSLLGWHDDLAESLPDLPGGAVPGRVARVDRGAAEVVAAGGTCHARLSARVRRAAAADPLALPCVGDWVALTLLDLSSSDGGRHELAEVLPRRTAFVRGGVSRDSRGGLSGDGQGQVLAANVDVVFVAEPSMHADDFADLGRIERLVALAWESGARPVVLVTKADLFAELQDRVLGDLLADVEAAVPGVEVHPVCSLTGDGVDLVRSHLGASGTAVILGPSGAGKSTLVNALAGAEVMETQRVRAADGRGRHTTVHRQLIPLPGGGLVIDTPGIRRVGLYETSEGVDLVFAEIDELAGGCRFSDCGHEREPGCAVLAAVESGELPERRLESWRRLQREAAWMARRTDARLRAEETRKWKAIHRQMRGIGRP, from the coding sequence ATGTCGTACGATCTTTCGCTTCTCGGCTGGCACGACGACCTCGCCGAGTCGCTTCCCGACCTGCCCGGCGGGGCCGTGCCCGGCCGGGTGGCGCGGGTCGACCGCGGCGCCGCCGAGGTCGTCGCCGCCGGCGGGACCTGCCACGCGCGCCTGTCCGCCCGCGTACGGAGGGCCGCGGCGGCCGACCCGCTCGCGCTCCCGTGCGTGGGGGACTGGGTCGCGCTCACCCTCCTCGACCTGTCCTCGTCAGACGGGGGCCGTCACGAACTGGCGGAGGTGCTGCCCCGCCGTACGGCCTTCGTCCGGGGCGGCGTGAGCCGCGACTCGCGCGGCGGCCTGTCCGGCGACGGCCAGGGGCAGGTGCTGGCCGCGAACGTCGACGTGGTCTTCGTGGCCGAGCCGTCCATGCACGCCGACGACTTCGCCGATCTCGGCAGGATCGAGCGTCTCGTGGCGCTGGCCTGGGAGAGCGGCGCGCGGCCGGTCGTGCTCGTCACCAAGGCCGACCTGTTCGCCGAGCTGCAGGACCGGGTGCTCGGCGACCTGCTCGCCGACGTCGAGGCGGCGGTGCCCGGGGTGGAGGTCCACCCGGTCTGCTCGCTCACCGGCGACGGCGTGGACCTGGTGCGGTCCCATCTCGGCGCGTCCGGCACCGCGGTGATCCTCGGTCCCTCGGGCGCGGGCAAGTCCACGCTCGTCAACGCCCTCGCCGGCGCGGAGGTGATGGAGACCCAGCGGGTCAGGGCCGCCGACGGGCGGGGCCGGCACACGACCGTCCACCGGCAGCTCATCCCGCTGCCCGGCGGCGGGCTCGTCATCGACACCCCCGGCATCCGCCGGGTGGGACTCTACGAGACGAGCGAGGGCGTGGACCTGGTCTTCGCCGAGATCGACGAACTGGCCGGCGGCTGCCGGTTCTCCGACTGCGGACACGAGCGGGAGCCGGGCTGCGCCGTGCTCGCGGCGGTGGAGTCGGGCGAGCTGCCCGAGCGGCGGCTGGAGAGCTGGCGCCGGCTTCAGCGGGAGGCGGCCTGGATGGCGCGCCGCACCGACGCGCGGCTGCGCGCGGAGGAGACCCGGAAGTGGAAGGCGATCCACCGGCAGATGCGCGGTATAGGCCGCCCGTAG
- a CDS encoding sirohydrochlorin chelatase: MTSAPHRNAPLIAVAHGSRDPRAAATVEALLDGVRRARPGLDVRAAYLDHAPPSLPRALSGLDEAVVLPLLLTAAYHSRVDIPAALREASARTPRLRAVCGPTLGPHPLLVRALERRLAEAGVETGDTGTAVVLVSAGSGDRRANATIAAVARAWARARPWWSVTAAYASAAVPRPREEVERLRRAGAPRVVVAPYLLAPGHFADAVRRDALDAGAHAVAGVLGAAPELVTLLLERHAQAVRAAREAA; this comes from the coding sequence GTGACGAGTGCTCCCCACCGGAACGCGCCGCTGATCGCGGTGGCGCACGGGTCCCGCGACCCGCGCGCCGCCGCGACGGTGGAGGCCCTGCTCGACGGCGTACGGCGGGCCCGGCCCGGCCTCGACGTCCGCGCCGCCTACCTCGACCACGCCCCGCCGTCGCTGCCGCGGGCGCTGTCGGGCCTGGACGAGGCCGTCGTGCTCCCCCTCCTGCTCACCGCCGCCTATCACAGCCGGGTGGACATCCCGGCGGCCCTGCGGGAGGCGTCGGCCCGCACGCCGCGCCTGAGGGCCGTCTGCGGCCCCACGCTCGGCCCGCACCCGCTGCTGGTCCGGGCCCTCGAACGCCGGCTCGCCGAGGCCGGGGTGGAGACCGGCGACACCGGCACCGCCGTGGTGCTGGTCTCGGCCGGATCCGGCGACCGCCGGGCGAACGCGACGATCGCCGCCGTCGCCCGCGCGTGGGCGCGTGCGCGGCCCTGGTGGTCCGTGACCGCCGCCTACGCCTCCGCCGCCGTGCCCCGGCCCCGCGAGGAGGTCGAACGGCTCAGGCGGGCGGGCGCGCCGAGGGTCGTCGTCGCGCCGTACCTGCTGGCCCCCGGCCACTTCGCCGACGCCGTGCGGCGCGACGCCCTGGACGCCGGGGCGCACGCCGTGGCCGGCGTCCTCGGCGCCGCCCCCGAACTGGTCACGCTCCTGCTCGAACGCCACGCCCAGGCCGTACGCGCCGCCCGCGAGGCGGCCTGA
- a CDS encoding DUF1707 SHOCT-like domain-containing protein, producing the protein MNDPGGMRASDAERESVVEQLRVASAEGRLTLAELTERTEAAYLAQTHGELAQIIADLPGGAPAPAPPPAAPAAPQGRTRKWIVAVLGDTKRTGSWRIDDGIGAACVLGDVTLDLREAEVRGREVDVVAACVLGDVKIIVPDGVDVELSGVTILGDKKVQVVEAPAGQAAPVVRVRAYVLLGDVKIIGDSRARPIKRGWHAWSEWWQERRASLTEGDEFPEHGLRGMHGLPGLHDMHGFRPPRPPRLRDRRRDSR; encoded by the coding sequence GTGAACGATCCGGGTGGCATGCGGGCGTCCGACGCCGAGCGCGAGTCCGTGGTGGAACAGCTTCGAGTGGCGTCCGCCGAGGGGCGGCTGACGCTGGCCGAGCTGACCGAGCGGACCGAGGCCGCCTACCTGGCCCAGACGCACGGCGAGCTCGCCCAGATCATCGCCGACCTGCCGGGCGGCGCCCCGGCTCCGGCCCCGCCGCCCGCGGCTCCGGCCGCCCCGCAGGGCAGGACGCGCAAGTGGATCGTGGCGGTGCTGGGCGATACCAAGAGGACCGGCTCCTGGCGGATCGACGACGGCATCGGCGCGGCGTGCGTGCTGGGCGACGTGACCCTCGACCTGCGGGAGGCCGAGGTGCGCGGGCGTGAGGTGGACGTCGTCGCCGCCTGCGTGCTGGGCGACGTGAAGATCATCGTGCCGGACGGCGTCGACGTGGAGCTCTCCGGCGTCACCATCCTGGGCGACAAGAAGGTCCAGGTGGTCGAGGCACCCGCCGGGCAGGCCGCACCCGTCGTCAGGGTCCGGGCGTACGTCCTGCTGGGCGACGTGAAGATCATCGGGGACTCCCGGGCGCGGCCGATCAAGCGTGGCTGGCACGCCTGGAGCGAGTGGTGGCAGGAGCGCCGCGCCTCCCTCACCGAGGGGGACGAGTTCCCCGAGCACGGCCTGCGCGGCATGCACGGCCTGCCCGGCCTGCACGACATGCACGGGTTCCGCCCGCCTCGCCCGCCCCGGCTCCGCGACCGCCGGCGCGACTCCCGCTGA
- a CDS encoding phosphoadenylyl-sulfate reductase, protein MSVAEIEAGLERQRATLDLQGIVESAARFLEDAPAREIIRWAAATFGDRLCLTSSMSDALLIDLVSRVKPGVDVLFIDTGYHFAETIGTRDAVETVYQVNVINVKPSRTVEEQDRDLGPRLYGRNPDLCCYLRKVEPLNRALEPYLAWVSGIRRDESPTRATTKVVEWDAKRQMVKVNPIARWTQDDVDNYIADNGVLINPLHYDDYPSIGCAPCTRRVAPGEDPRSGRWSGLGKIECGIHL, encoded by the coding sequence ATGTCGGTGGCAGAGATAGAGGCGGGCCTGGAGCGGCAGCGGGCGACGCTGGACCTCCAGGGAATCGTGGAGTCCGCGGCGCGCTTCCTTGAGGACGCCCCCGCCCGGGAGATCATCCGGTGGGCCGCGGCCACGTTCGGCGACCGCCTCTGTCTCACCTCGTCGATGAGCGACGCCCTGCTGATCGACCTGGTCAGCAGGGTGAAGCCGGGCGTCGACGTGTTGTTCATCGACACCGGCTACCACTTCGCCGAGACCATCGGCACCCGCGACGCGGTAGAGACGGTCTACCAGGTCAACGTGATCAACGTGAAGCCGTCCAGGACGGTCGAGGAGCAGGACCGCGACCTCGGCCCGCGCCTGTACGGGCGCAACCCCGACCTGTGCTGCTACCTGCGGAAGGTGGAGCCGCTGAACCGGGCGCTGGAGCCGTACCTCGCCTGGGTGTCGGGCATCCGCCGCGACGAGTCGCCCACCCGGGCGACCACCAAGGTCGTGGAGTGGGACGCCAAGCGGCAGATGGTGAAGGTCAACCCCATCGCCCGGTGGACCCAGGACGACGTCGACAACTACATCGCCGACAACGGCGTGCTGATCAACCCGTTGCACTACGACGACTACCCGTCGATCGGCTGCGCCCCCTGCACCCGCCGCGTGGCGCCGGGCGAGGACCCGCGCAGCGGGCGCTGGTCCGGCCTCGGCAAGATCGAGTGCGGCATCCACCTGTGA
- a CDS encoding glycerol-3-phosphate dehydrogenase/oxidase produces the protein MRSSLNAARRARELDETRAAVVDVLVVGLGVTGAGAALDAASRGLSVAAVDAHDLAFGTSRWSSKLVHGGLRYLASGQVGVAWESAVERGALLRRTAPHLVAAHPYLLPLTSGVGRGEAATVMTGYRLGDALRAAAGTPRSLLPGPSRLTAARALALAPSLRPHGLRGALLSWDGRVTDDARLVVAIARTAAAHGARVLTRCRALALAGDGARLRDELTGAEFDIRARAVVNATGVWAGGLVPSVALRPSRGTHLVLRPGALGALRAGLHVPIPGGRARFALVLPQDDGRVYVGLTDEPLDGPVPDVPEAPESDVAFLLEVLGGVLDRPLGRDKVAGAFAGLRPLVDGPGGAGGGGGATADLSRRHAVLRSPDGVVTVIGGKLTTYRRMAEDAVDAACPGAPASRTARLPLAGAGPVRPGLPRRLVQRYGAEAGAVLDLMRRDPALAEPVAAGITLADLVWAVRHEGALDAGDLLDRRTRIGLVAEDRAAALAAAEAALRHA, from the coding sequence ATGCGATCGTCACTGAACGCCGCCCGGCGGGCCCGGGAACTCGACGAGACACGCGCGGCCGTCGTCGACGTGCTCGTGGTGGGCCTGGGCGTGACGGGGGCAGGGGCAGCGCTCGACGCCGCCTCACGCGGGCTGTCGGTGGCCGCCGTGGACGCCCACGACCTGGCCTTCGGCACCTCCCGGTGGAGTTCCAAGCTGGTCCACGGCGGGCTGCGCTACCTCGCGAGCGGCCAGGTCGGCGTGGCCTGGGAGAGCGCCGTGGAGCGGGGCGCCCTGCTCCGCCGCACCGCCCCCCACCTCGTGGCCGCGCATCCGTACCTGCTGCCGCTGACGTCCGGCGTCGGCCGGGGCGAGGCCGCGACGGTGATGACCGGCTACCGGCTGGGCGACGCGCTGCGGGCCGCCGCGGGCACGCCGAGGAGCCTGCTGCCCGGGCCGTCCCGCCTGACCGCCGCGCGGGCGCTCGCCCTCGCCCCGTCCCTGCGCCCGCACGGCCTGCGCGGCGCGCTCCTGTCGTGGGACGGCCGGGTGACGGACGACGCCCGCCTGGTCGTCGCGATCGCCCGTACGGCCGCCGCGCACGGCGCGCGGGTGCTCACCCGGTGCCGGGCGCTGGCGCTCGCCGGGGACGGCGCCCGGCTGCGCGACGAACTGACCGGCGCGGAGTTCGACATCCGGGCGCGGGCGGTGGTCAACGCGACCGGCGTGTGGGCCGGCGGGCTGGTGCCGTCGGTGGCGCTGCGGCCGTCGCGGGGCACCCACCTCGTGCTGCGGCCGGGAGCCCTGGGCGCGCTGCGCGCGGGGCTGCACGTGCCGATCCCGGGCGGGCGCGCCCGCTTCGCGCTGGTGCTCCCCCAGGACGACGGGCGGGTCTACGTGGGGCTGACGGACGAGCCGCTGGACGGCCCGGTGCCGGACGTCCCCGAGGCGCCCGAGAGCGACGTGGCCTTCCTGCTGGAGGTCCTCGGCGGCGTGCTCGACCGGCCGCTCGGCCGCGACAAGGTGGCGGGTGCCTTCGCCGGCCTGCGGCCGCTGGTCGACGGCCCGGGCGGGGCGGGCGGAGGGGGCGGGGCCACCGCGGACCTGTCCCGCCGGCACGCCGTGCTGCGCTCGCCGGACGGCGTGGTCACCGTCATCGGCGGCAAGCTCACCACCTACCGCCGGATGGCCGAGGACGCGGTCGACGCCGCCTGCCCCGGCGCGCCCGCGAGCCGCACGGCGCGGCTGCCGCTGGCCGGGGCCGGACCGGTGCGGCCCGGCCTCCCCCGGCGGCTCGTCCAGCGGTACGGCGCGGAGGCCGGGGCGGTGCTGGACCTGATGCGGCGCGACCCGGCGCTGGCCGAACCGGTGGCGGCGGGGATCACCCTGGCCGATCTGGTCTGGGCGGTCCGCCACGAGGGCGCGCTCGACGCCGGCGACCTGCTGGACCGGCGGACCAGGATCGGCCTGGTGGCGGAGGACCGGGCGGCCGCCCTGGCCGCCGCCGAGGCCGCCCTCCGGCACGCCTGA